In the Paenibacillus pabuli genome, one interval contains:
- a CDS encoding carbohydrate ABC transporter permease — protein MIQSKTLGSRLSRLLIMFTLILITFMSLAPIVNTIMVSVSSSTAVNAGRVYFFPVELNFSSYAQILKDTKFWNAFLISVERVLLGGAINMILTILMAYPLSRSVTQFRSRNTYMWIIVFTMLFSGGIVPWYMVISKLGLINSIWALILPGAVPVFNVILLMNFFKGIPKELEEAAFIDGAGPMKILLKIFIPISMPSLATIMLFVIVGHWNNFFDGIILINDSSKIPLQTYLQQLSLTRDQMQNLSVEQLQQYNKISNTTLNSAKILVSMIPILLIYPFLQRYLIHGIVLGAVKE, from the coding sequence ATGATTCAATCCAAAACACTCGGTTCCAGGTTATCCCGCCTGTTGATTATGTTCACGTTGATCCTGATCACATTCATGTCCCTGGCTCCGATCGTAAATACGATTATGGTCTCCGTCAGCAGCAGTACGGCTGTTAATGCCGGCCGGGTCTACTTTTTTCCAGTGGAACTGAACTTCTCTTCCTACGCACAGATTTTGAAAGATACGAAGTTCTGGAATGCTTTTCTGATATCGGTTGAACGGGTGCTGCTGGGCGGTGCAATTAATATGATTCTGACCATCCTTATGGCCTATCCGTTGTCACGGAGCGTCACACAGTTCAGATCACGGAACACATACATGTGGATAATTGTATTTACGATGCTATTCAGCGGGGGGATTGTTCCATGGTACATGGTGATTAGCAAGCTCGGATTGATCAACAGCATATGGGCGTTGATTCTGCCGGGTGCGGTTCCTGTATTCAATGTAATTCTTCTCATGAACTTCTTCAAGGGAATTCCCAAGGAACTCGAAGAGGCTGCATTTATTGACGGCGCGGGTCCAATGAAAATTTTGCTCAAAATCTTCATTCCGATCTCGATGCCAAGTCTGGCGACCATTATGTTATTTGTCATCGTTGGACACTGGAATAACTTCTTTGACGGCATCATTCTGATCAATGACAGCTCCAAAATACCGCTCCAGACTTATCTGCAGCAGCTCAGTCTTACACGAGACCAAATGCAAAATCTCTCCGTTGAACAGCTACAGCAATATAATAAAATTTCTAACACCACATTGAATTCTGCCAAGATTTTGGTCTCCATGATCCCGATATTACTGATTTACCCTTTTTTACAGCGTTATTTGATCCACGGAATTGTTCTCGGTGCAGTGAAAGAATAA
- a CDS encoding sensor histidine kinase, with amino-acid sequence MIGWIKSRFNDIRFRNKLLLSHLVIALIPILLLGLLSFIQSYRIQMKELRSEAEASLEQAASIMDYKINRYNTLSEFMVLNRDFSQIFTKDYDENYYQMYLDFRDIMEPMISNIKLMDDDIEGITFYTSGELLGIRNNILPIGELRSKTWYDGFRGRRWIVDGEKLYLVQELISNPKDSNFMVISIQHDSIFGDLDNLSEHISVQIEAQDQQIIFQENREQNAAAEVVKREQGDLSLSRSLASNGWTIHYSLLNTNAYANAMSIFQITLFVIILSLIITFLLIYIISNNFTRRILRLKTKVDKVERNNLDVIIQSSSRDEFGELTNGIGKMLRRINSLIAQVYHAEIAKKESEYNRLISQINPHFLYNTLSFIRWRAEKKSDIETSYMVSALARFYRTTLNQGRHMTTIEAEIQHIKAYLDLQLIMNDGLFDVDYDIDEEALQAKVIHFVLQPIVENAIKHGFVEAAATDYCLLITIGRVSEGIKLAVTDNGVGMTPQQITRLLTSENGGCGVRNVNDRIKLYYGQDYGLVIRSEPGHGTEVSMVIPASST; translated from the coding sequence ATGATCGGGTGGATCAAGAGCAGGTTCAATGATATCAGGTTCCGCAATAAATTATTACTATCTCATCTCGTTATTGCCCTCATTCCGATTCTTCTGCTTGGGCTGCTCTCCTTCATTCAATCCTATCGTATTCAGATGAAAGAGCTGCGAAGCGAAGCTGAAGCGAGCTTGGAGCAGGCAGCCAGCATTATGGATTACAAAATCAATCGCTACAATACGCTAAGTGAGTTTATGGTACTTAATCGAGATTTCTCGCAGATATTCACCAAAGACTATGATGAAAATTATTATCAGATGTACCTGGATTTTCGTGACATTATGGAGCCCATGATCTCAAACATCAAATTGATGGACGATGATATTGAAGGAATCACCTTCTATACCTCCGGAGAACTGCTCGGAATTCGCAATAACATTTTGCCCATAGGGGAGCTCAGGAGCAAAACATGGTACGACGGTTTCCGGGGCAGGCGCTGGATTGTGGATGGGGAGAAGCTCTATCTGGTTCAGGAACTGATCAGCAATCCAAAAGACAGCAACTTCATGGTCATATCCATACAGCATGACAGCATATTTGGGGATTTGGATAATCTGTCTGAGCACATATCCGTTCAAATCGAAGCCCAGGATCAACAAATCATTTTTCAGGAAAACAGAGAGCAGAATGCTGCAGCCGAAGTGGTAAAAAGGGAGCAGGGTGACCTGAGTTTGAGCCGATCCCTTGCCAGTAATGGCTGGACGATCCATTATAGTTTGCTAAATACCAATGCGTATGCGAATGCGATGAGCATTTTTCAAATTACGCTGTTTGTCATTATCCTCAGTCTGATCATTACTTTTCTGCTGATATATATCATCTCCAATAACTTTACCCGCCGAATTCTTCGTCTCAAGACGAAGGTCGACAAGGTGGAACGAAACAATCTGGACGTGATCATACAGAGTTCATCCCGTGATGAATTTGGTGAGCTGACAAACGGTATCGGTAAGATGCTCAGAAGGATCAACAGTCTGATCGCTCAGGTGTATCATGCTGAGATCGCCAAGAAGGAAAGCGAATATAACAGACTGATCAGCCAAATTAATCCTCACTTTCTGTATAATACACTCTCATTTATCCGGTGGAGGGCCGAGAAGAAGTCAGATATTGAAACAAGTTATATGGTATCGGCATTAGCCCGCTTCTACAGAACGACATTGAACCAAGGGAGACATATGACCACGATTGAAGCTGAAATCCAGCATATTAAGGCATACCTGGATTTGCAGCTTATTATGAACGATGGTCTGTTTGATGTGGATTACGATATTGACGAAGAGGCATTGCAAGCGAAGGTGATTCATTTTGTTTTACAGCCCATTGTTGAAAATGCCATTAAACACGGCTTTGTTGAAGCAGCAGCGACGGATTACTGCTTGCTGATTACAATTGGACGAGTGAGCGAAGGCATAAAATTAGCCGTTACCGATAACGGCGTAGGCATGACGCCTCAGCAGATCACTCGGTTGCTAACCAGTGAGAATGGGGGTTGCGGCGTACGTAACGTGAATGACCGAATCAAGCTGTACTACGGACAGGATTATGGACTCGTCATTCGGAGTGAACCTGGTCACGGAACAGAAGTGTCTATGGTGATTCCGGCCTCTTCAACGTAA
- a CDS encoding glycoside hydrolase family 125 protein encodes MHYDTELPEAIRRLTDAVRGKQPERTADMFERCLANTWKTTLKRKDDGTTFVITGDIPAMWLRDSAAQVRPFLVLAEDPEIRDMIQGVVRRQFDYILRDPYANAFNDSPSGAGHQKDVTDMSPWVWERKYEIDSLCYPIQLSYLLWKNAGSSDHLDENFRTGVHQIIALWKREQRHESDSTYTFERFNCPESDTLVRNGKGSETGYTGMTWSGFRPSDDACMYGYLVPSNMFAVVVLHYVKEIAQEVFRDQELAEEAEKLAVQIDKGIHEYGILVDEECGPIYAYEVDGLGAANLMDDANVPSLLSLPYLGYTTADDPVYMNTRKFILSKRNPYYYQGKSASGIGSPHTPNQYIWHIALAMQGMTSQDDIEKQFLLNVLLATDGGTGLMHEGFDADNPEEFTRPWFSWANMMFCELVLMCSGITVQR; translated from the coding sequence ATGCATTATGATACAGAACTTCCAGAGGCGATCAGACGCTTAACGGACGCGGTGCGCGGGAAGCAACCCGAAAGAACAGCGGACATGTTTGAACGGTGTTTGGCTAACACTTGGAAGACCACATTGAAACGGAAGGATGATGGCACAACGTTTGTTATTACAGGGGATATTCCTGCCATGTGGCTTCGCGATTCTGCGGCGCAGGTAAGACCATTCCTGGTCCTTGCGGAAGATCCGGAAATCCGTGACATGATTCAAGGGGTGGTACGGCGCCAATTCGATTATATTTTGCGAGATCCCTATGCGAATGCATTTAACGATTCTCCCAGTGGTGCAGGGCACCAGAAGGATGTAACCGATATGAGTCCGTGGGTATGGGAAAGGAAATACGAGATCGATTCACTGTGTTATCCGATTCAGCTCAGTTATTTGTTGTGGAAGAATGCCGGGAGTTCGGACCATTTGGATGAAAACTTTCGTACAGGAGTACACCAGATAATCGCATTATGGAAAAGGGAGCAGAGGCATGAATCTGATTCAACGTATACGTTTGAACGCTTCAATTGTCCAGAATCGGATACATTAGTTCGGAATGGTAAAGGATCAGAAACAGGATACACCGGGATGACCTGGTCCGGCTTTAGGCCTAGTGATGACGCATGTATGTACGGGTATTTGGTTCCATCTAATATGTTTGCTGTTGTTGTGCTTCATTATGTAAAGGAAATAGCGCAAGAAGTCTTTAGGGATCAGGAGCTTGCAGAAGAAGCAGAGAAACTTGCAGTACAGATCGATAAAGGCATTCACGAGTATGGCATATTAGTAGATGAAGAATGTGGACCTATCTATGCATATGAAGTTGACGGACTAGGGGCTGCCAATTTGATGGATGACGCCAATGTCCCTAGCTTGCTATCCCTTCCTTATCTGGGGTATACGACTGCAGATGATCCAGTCTATATGAATACGCGAAAATTCATCTTGAGCAAGCGTAATCCATACTATTACCAGGGAAAGTCGGCTTCTGGAATTGGTAGTCCACATACGCCGAATCAATACATCTGGCATATTGCACTTGCGATGCAAGGCATGACGTCTCAGGACGACATCGAAAAACAGTTTCTTCTTAATGTGCTGCTCGCGACAGACGGAGGAACCGGGCTTATGCACGAGGGTTTTGACGCCGACAATCCGGAAGAATTTACCCGTCCTTGGTTTTCGTGGGCTAACATGATGTTTTGCGAACTCGTTCTTATGTGTTCCGGAATTACTGTTCAACGTTAA
- a CDS encoding GxGYxYP domain-containing protein, with amino-acid sequence MARRFTILCLAFVCAFSLTAGSVSASESNVQTAKSGDSKSNRELPSFKKPKHLDAADIYDAPGDIKLLLGTLQGIVNRKQPRIYLIESQEEGKLTWLKDLHVPYTLHQDYWDVFSAYRSEVKGMIVYDPKLPDSINVATTLAGLKDAVVASPELAAQLSKAPYNLNILDDLQGKFSSRIDAYTWQYENLWKNTTHQMLVGLDPDTAIRIPSGLPESFVTIAEEKQPIRDASNRDTYPLDLSSLLGESKVYLRFDDALTQDGWGPAVHEVTVKADGEVIANFVAGTPEEELLLYDRQNSKVAEGQGGHRFADNGNYFVYEFSPPAGTQELTAEVDMWNQFKVSAGNIRPLSAEQQEPYGYLRDYAVANKAMVFWLDSNVPEQKALFEKIMSDVNPGTPYLGWFSNDVEGEFSSVEIASRYGVYVLAADWFSNLTVFSGTEAKFKPVKKSPRPKLENKIYVTYTFTEGDNFQYNQHRMRVMWDDPARGKVPINWTSSPLLYEGAPAILNHYVNTATPNDLLIAGPSGAGYLYPGAWPDSSFRSFLQQTEKYLKKTGMTISYVLNREDSENIPLTPFKASAYEEDYHSPGLFISYEDHYGVEIVGKSLPVSTIRGISTVQDGLQVLNEAKANWDGTSPLFISLGLLAWSMTPSDALAVTEELGPEFKVVRADDYFSLIRESKHLPPSK; translated from the coding sequence ATGGCTCGTAGATTCACGATACTCTGTTTAGCCTTCGTCTGCGCTTTTTCCTTAACTGCTGGTTCGGTATCCGCTTCGGAAAGCAATGTTCAAACAGCTAAATCTGGGGATTCCAAATCTAACCGTGAGCTCCCCAGTTTCAAGAAGCCAAAACATCTGGATGCTGCTGACATTTATGATGCACCAGGTGATATCAAATTGCTGCTTGGAACGCTGCAGGGAATTGTTAACCGGAAACAACCGCGAATCTATCTGATCGAATCCCAGGAAGAAGGAAAATTGACCTGGCTAAAGGATCTCCATGTGCCCTATACGCTACACCAGGATTATTGGGACGTCTTCTCGGCATATCGCAGCGAAGTCAAAGGCATGATTGTGTATGATCCCAAGTTACCTGATTCTATTAATGTGGCAACCACTCTTGCTGGTCTAAAGGATGCTGTTGTTGCAAGTCCCGAGCTGGCAGCCCAATTGTCCAAAGCACCGTATAACCTGAATATCCTTGATGATCTACAGGGTAAATTCAGCAGTCGGATTGATGCTTATACCTGGCAATATGAGAATCTGTGGAAGAATACAACCCACCAGATGTTAGTCGGACTTGATCCGGATACAGCCATCCGTATTCCATCCGGTCTTCCCGAGTCGTTTGTGACCATTGCAGAGGAGAAGCAGCCCATACGAGATGCCAGCAACCGAGACACTTACCCGCTTGACCTTTCTTCGCTGCTTGGGGAATCCAAGGTTTATCTCCGGTTTGATGATGCCTTAACCCAAGATGGCTGGGGCCCCGCAGTACATGAAGTTACGGTGAAGGCAGATGGCGAAGTCATAGCAAACTTCGTTGCTGGAACGCCAGAAGAAGAACTTTTGCTGTACGATAGACAAAATTCCAAGGTCGCAGAGGGTCAGGGCGGTCACCGTTTCGCCGATAATGGCAATTATTTTGTATATGAATTCAGCCCTCCTGCGGGAACTCAGGAACTGACGGCTGAGGTGGACATGTGGAACCAGTTTAAAGTTTCAGCGGGTAATATCCGTCCGCTCTCTGCTGAGCAGCAGGAACCCTACGGTTATTTGCGGGACTATGCAGTCGCCAATAAAGCGATGGTTTTTTGGCTGGACTCCAACGTGCCTGAACAAAAAGCACTTTTTGAAAAAATCATGTCCGACGTGAATCCGGGAACTCCCTACCTTGGATGGTTCAGCAATGATGTGGAAGGTGAGTTCAGCTCCGTTGAGATTGCATCGCGTTATGGGGTCTACGTACTTGCTGCCGACTGGTTCAGTAATCTCACCGTTTTCTCGGGAACCGAGGCGAAGTTCAAGCCCGTTAAAAAATCTCCACGTCCGAAGCTGGAGAACAAAATCTACGTAACGTATACCTTCACTGAAGGTGATAATTTTCAGTACAACCAGCACCGTATGCGTGTAATGTGGGATGATCCTGCACGAGGCAAGGTTCCAATCAATTGGACTTCAAGCCCGCTTCTTTATGAGGGTGCACCGGCGATATTGAATCATTATGTGAATACAGCAACTCCCAATGATCTGCTGATTGCCGGACCATCCGGAGCAGGTTACCTCTATCCGGGTGCATGGCCAGACTCCAGCTTCCGGTCGTTTTTGCAACAGACCGAAAAGTATCTAAAAAAGACGGGCATGACGATCTCATATGTTCTGAACCGGGAAGACAGCGAGAATATACCTCTCACACCATTTAAGGCAAGCGCTTACGAAGAGGATTATCATTCTCCAGGGTTATTCATTAGCTATGAAGACCACTATGGCGTTGAGATCGTTGGCAAGAGCTTGCCGGTGTCTACGATTCGTGGAATAAGTACAGTCCAGGATGGGTTACAGGTACTGAATGAGGCAAAAGCAAACTGGGATGGAACATCGCCGTTGTTCATTTCCCTTGGATTGCTTGCCTGGAGCATGACTCCATCCGATGCCTTGGCAGTCACTGAAGAATTGGGACCGGAATTTAAGGTAGTGCGAGCGGATGACTATTTCTCCCTTATTCGAGAAAGTAAGCATTTGCCCCCTAGCAAGTAG
- a CDS encoding glycoside hydrolase family 76 protein, with protein MRKKKIISLTVVLSIILVTTMGASGGGKNQYTRQAQWAQEKLHEYYWNDEAKMMNNAYPSTTEGEQALNYWWKAHAVDALVDGYERTGDETYTERAEQLVRSIIEHNGSLHNEFYDDMEWLALAALRLYDATGSEEMKGYVLALWEDIKTAWWEDDLGGMAWKKDQRYNRNACSSGPASILAARLYERFGDPQDLEWAQKIYEWEKRYLVNPETGLVADGLVLREDGTLDVNEDWIFTYNQGTFIGAGVELYRITGDQVYLQDAEKTAAGSLKTLTNEKTGIFKEDGDGDGALFKGILIRYMAELYDIGHNKSLKKAIYRNADALLKGSRKNGLFGQAWGQPAQNPLHLTAQLSGVFLLEAAAELESGKPSKPVKPRR; from the coding sequence ATGAGAAAAAAGAAAATCATTAGCCTGACGGTTGTACTCAGTATTATTTTGGTAACCACCATGGGTGCCAGCGGTGGAGGCAAAAATCAATATACCCGACAAGCGCAGTGGGCACAAGAGAAGCTTCATGAGTACTACTGGAACGATGAAGCAAAAATGATGAATAACGCTTATCCATCGACAACGGAAGGAGAACAGGCTCTGAATTACTGGTGGAAAGCTCATGCGGTTGATGCACTGGTAGACGGATATGAACGGACAGGAGACGAAACGTACACGGAACGTGCGGAACAACTGGTTCGCAGTATTATTGAACACAATGGTTCGCTTCATAATGAGTTCTACGATGATATGGAATGGCTGGCCCTTGCCGCTCTTCGGCTCTATGATGCGACAGGCAGTGAAGAGATGAAAGGCTACGTGCTTGCTCTCTGGGAAGACATTAAGACAGCCTGGTGGGAAGATGATCTGGGCGGCATGGCGTGGAAGAAGGATCAACGGTATAACCGTAATGCATGTTCAAGCGGACCAGCTTCCATCCTGGCAGCAAGATTGTATGAGCGATTCGGCGATCCTCAGGACTTGGAATGGGCGCAAAAAATATATGAATGGGAGAAACGGTATCTCGTAAATCCGGAGACGGGACTCGTCGCAGATGGCCTGGTGCTGCGTGAGGACGGCACGCTTGATGTGAATGAAGACTGGATCTTCACATACAACCAAGGCACGTTCATTGGTGCCGGAGTGGAACTCTACCGCATTACGGGAGATCAGGTGTATTTGCAAGATGCGGAGAAGACAGCAGCAGGTTCCCTGAAGACTTTGACGAATGAGAAGACGGGAATTTTCAAAGAGGACGGGGATGGCGATGGCGCTTTGTTCAAAGGCATATTGATTCGTTACATGGCTGAGCTGTATGACATCGGGCACAACAAGAGTCTGAAGAAAGCGATCTACCGCAATGCTGATGCGTTACTGAAAGGCAGTCGGAAAAACGGATTATTCGGTCAGGCGTGGGGTCAACCGGCCCAGAACCCACTCCACCTTACTGCACAGCTCAGTGGTGTCTTTCTGCTGGAGGCCGCTGCGGAATTGGAGTCAGGCAAACCTTCCAAGCCAGTTAAGCCAAGAAGATAG
- a CDS encoding GntR family transcriptional regulator, translating to MNTNDRVPLYQQIQDYVRNIITTQKMKPGDRIPTEKELMDQFQVSKITVANALTGLANEKLIARVPGKGSFVAEENDMVSVTSTPANAAKGREGTMSTGMVGVIMPSIHDYFAIRLVEGIEQALSEKGYRSMIMFTHGRLDKEKDVIKELKALGAEGLLIFPVDEENYNEEILGMKLSGFPFVLIDRYLPGVETHYIAADGRRGTRLAVEHLWELGHRDIAICSDSPLQTVTVQERIEGYIEALKAKGSLINPAHMITDFQPLSLLKDAESHPLYRYIVNRMVTAYISLNGRLGVQIHQMAKQAGLRVPEDVSIVSFDDPTSIVEEFSIFTHVNQFERDMGYQAAVKLLEVLHDHDKAKIYSKILIEPELVVCQTTGKVRQS from the coding sequence ATGAACACAAATGATCGAGTTCCGTTGTATCAACAAATCCAGGACTATGTCAGAAACATCATAACTACACAAAAGATGAAACCCGGTGATCGAATACCGACAGAGAAGGAGCTGATGGATCAGTTTCAAGTCAGTAAAATCACTGTAGCCAATGCCTTGACAGGGTTAGCGAATGAGAAGCTGATCGCCCGAGTACCGGGCAAGGGAAGTTTTGTTGCGGAAGAAAACGATATGGTATCAGTGACGTCAACGCCGGCGAATGCAGCAAAGGGCAGAGAAGGCACAATGTCTACGGGAATGGTCGGTGTGATTATGCCCTCGATCCATGACTACTTCGCCATCAGACTTGTTGAAGGGATTGAACAAGCTCTTAGCGAGAAAGGTTATCGAAGCATGATCATGTTTACACATGGCAGGTTGGATAAAGAGAAGGATGTCATCAAGGAACTGAAGGCTCTTGGCGCTGAAGGTCTGTTAATTTTTCCTGTCGATGAGGAAAACTATAACGAGGAGATCCTGGGCATGAAACTCTCGGGTTTTCCATTTGTACTGATCGACCGCTATCTGCCTGGTGTCGAGACACACTATATTGCGGCGGACGGAAGACGCGGTACCAGACTTGCTGTAGAGCATCTGTGGGAGCTCGGGCACCGGGATATCGCCATCTGTTCAGATTCGCCCCTGCAGACCGTCACGGTCCAGGAACGGATCGAGGGTTATATTGAGGCCTTGAAAGCTAAAGGGTCTTTAATCAATCCGGCCCATATGATCACAGATTTCCAACCCTTGAGCTTGCTGAAAGATGCAGAATCCCATCCCTTGTATAGGTATATCGTAAACCGTATGGTTACTGCATACATTTCGCTTAACGGAAGGCTCGGTGTGCAGATTCATCAAATGGCCAAACAAGCAGGGCTAAGGGTACCTGAAGACGTGTCCATTGTAAGCTTCGATGATCCCACGTCTATCGTAGAGGAATTCAGCATATTTACCCACGTGAATCAGTTTGAGCGAGATATGGGATACCAGGCTGCCGTTAAATTACTTGAGGTGTTGCATGATCACGACAAAGCGAAAATCTACAGTAAAATACTTATTGAGCCTGAACTTGTGGTGTGCCAAACCACGGGCAAGGTTCGTCAAAGCTAA
- a CDS encoding ABC transporter permease — MTYHFMLLPGMVMLFIFSIVPMFGVIIAFQKFIPAKGIFGSKWAGLSNFTYMFQLPDAKQIFVNTLVIAVGKIVLGLIVPIVFALLLNEVRLKVFKSSIQTIVYLPHFMSWVVLGTMLTMIFSFDGMINNFLEILGLERIMFLASNDWFRPLLIVTDTWKEFGYGTIVYLAALTAINPALYESAAMDGANRWKQTLNITLPGMFPTIILLGTLSLGNVLNAGFDQVFNLYNPLVYETGDIIDTFVYRMGLINMQYSFATAIGLMKSVISFVLIVISYRLASKYAGYRIF, encoded by the coding sequence ATGACCTACCATTTTATGCTGCTGCCCGGCATGGTCATGCTGTTCATTTTCTCCATAGTGCCCATGTTTGGCGTAATCATAGCCTTCCAGAAGTTCATTCCTGCCAAAGGTATATTCGGTTCCAAATGGGCAGGACTTAGTAACTTCACTTATATGTTTCAACTGCCGGACGCGAAGCAGATATTTGTAAATACGCTGGTGATTGCGGTCGGGAAAATTGTGCTGGGATTAATTGTCCCAATCGTTTTTGCCCTTCTGCTTAATGAGGTGCGTCTGAAAGTGTTCAAGAGTTCGATTCAAACCATTGTGTACTTACCTCACTTTATGTCTTGGGTTGTCCTGGGTACGATGCTGACCATGATATTTTCCTTTGACGGCATGATAAATAATTTCCTTGAAATTCTCGGTTTGGAGCGCATTATGTTTTTGGCGAGCAATGATTGGTTCAGGCCTCTGTTAATCGTAACAGATACCTGGAAGGAGTTTGGTTACGGAACCATTGTCTATCTGGCTGCATTAACGGCGATTAACCCTGCCTTGTACGAATCCGCTGCAATGGACGGTGCGAATCGCTGGAAACAGACTTTAAACATCACGCTCCCGGGAATGTTCCCAACCATTATCCTTCTGGGTACGCTGAGCCTTGGGAATGTGCTCAATGCAGGATTCGATCAGGTATTCAACCTGTATAATCCACTTGTATATGAAACGGGTGATATCATTGATACCTTCGTGTACCGCATGGGTCTGATTAACATGCAGTATTCATTCGCGACGGCCATTGGTTTGATGAAATCGGTTATCAGCTTTGTTCTGATCGTCATCTCGTACCGGCTGGCTTCGAAGTATGCGGGGTACAGAATCTTCTAG
- a CDS encoding extracellular solute-binding protein: MNKRSKIASLLIASMALVVFSGCSGGNSDNAQPQISEQDYEPYGKYETPVEFTIGRNTNHVNNLPPGDTIEDNLATRYVEDRVNVKAKVAWETDDMDQKLSLSMTTGDLPDVMLVSREIFNQLVDNDLIADMTEVYEKTASEGVKSIYGSYGDLLLDQVKVDGKIMGLPMTNIGNQHQLLWVRKDWVDKVGAKLPESAEDVWNLARTFVEKDVSGTGKTVGMVMDSNAMNFTPIYAAHGAFPMNWIEKDGQVVYGSVQPEMKQALAEVSAMYKEGLIDKQFAVRSSEEKEALVINGQAGMVFNPWWIGYTNYKDSIKQDPDAVWVAVSAPLDDNGKFRTIRQDPVGGGIVVVNKNFAHPEAIMKSVNLTTDFLYALTEDAINYKKEHPDEMLTDASRWNNDPTQIPMQVDYDDVLKRYYEDLMKADETGDASSVQEDRVVSFKAYQEFKEKGNAVDVNTYGEYLSRIEGQREANNPNLEVTPAGFYGTTETMKLKWANLQKLEEETILKIIMGQASIDEFDTFVDTWKRTGGDEITEEVNEMSKR; this comes from the coding sequence ATGAACAAACGCAGTAAGATCGCTTCACTGCTGATTGCCAGTATGGCGCTGGTTGTATTCAGCGGCTGCAGCGGGGGAAACAGTGATAACGCTCAGCCTCAGATATCGGAGCAGGACTACGAACCTTACGGCAAATATGAGACACCCGTCGAATTTACTATAGGTCGTAATACCAACCATGTGAATAACTTGCCTCCCGGCGATACCATTGAGGACAATTTGGCCACACGTTATGTAGAAGATCGGGTGAACGTCAAGGCCAAGGTGGCTTGGGAAACGGACGACATGGATCAGAAGCTGTCCTTATCCATGACCACGGGTGATCTGCCTGATGTTATGCTGGTCAGCCGTGAGATATTTAACCAGTTAGTTGACAATGATCTGATTGCCGATATGACAGAGGTTTACGAGAAAACAGCATCCGAAGGTGTGAAGAGCATCTATGGCTCCTACGGAGACTTGCTGCTGGATCAGGTTAAGGTAGACGGCAAAATCATGGGGCTTCCGATGACGAACATTGGTAATCAGCATCAATTGCTGTGGGTCCGGAAAGATTGGGTGGATAAGGTCGGCGCGAAGCTTCCGGAATCTGCTGAGGATGTATGGAATCTCGCCAGAACATTCGTGGAGAAGGACGTATCTGGCACAGGCAAGACGGTGGGCATGGTGATGGATTCCAATGCGATGAACTTTACACCAATATATGCGGCCCATGGTGCGTTTCCAATGAACTGGATCGAGAAAGATGGCCAGGTGGTATACGGATCCGTTCAGCCAGAGATGAAGCAAGCGCTGGCAGAGGTTAGTGCCATGTATAAGGAAGGCTTGATTGATAAACAATTTGCTGTCCGGTCGAGTGAAGAGAAAGAGGCACTGGTGATCAACGGACAGGCGGGCATGGTTTTTAATCCATGGTGGATCGGCTATACCAACTACAAAGATTCCATCAAACAAGATCCGGATGCAGTTTGGGTTGCAGTATCGGCACCACTGGACGATAACGGCAAGTTCAGAACGATACGGCAGGATCCGGTAGGAGGCGGTATTGTTGTAGTAAACAAGAACTTTGCCCACCCTGAAGCGATTATGAAGTCAGTCAACCTCACAACGGATTTCCTCTATGCCTTAACTGAGGATGCGATCAATTACAAAAAGGAACATCCCGATGAGATGCTGACTGATGCGAGCCGCTGGAACAATGATCCAACACAGATTCCGATGCAAGTCGATTATGACGATGTGTTGAAGCGGTATTACGAAGATTTAATGAAAGCTGATGAGACCGGAGATGCTTCCTCTGTTCAGGAAGACCGGGTCGTCTCATTCAAGGCCTATCAGGAATTCAAGGAGAAAGGGAATGCCGTTGACGTAAACACATACGGCGAATACCTCTCACGGATTGAGGGACAGCGTGAGGCGAATAATCCCAATCTGGAAGTCACTCCTGCAGGCTTTTATGGGACAACAGAGACCATGAAGCTGAAGTGGGCGAACCTGCAGAAGCTCGAAGAGGAAACAATCCTCAAAATTATTATGGGGCAAGCTTCTATTGACGAATTTGATACGTTTGTCGACACATGGAAACGGACGGGTGGAGACGAAATTACTGAGGAAGTCAACGAAATGAGCAAAAGGTAA